The genomic DNA GGTACGTGACCGTTCGCATTCAAGCCGGGATCATCAAAGAGCGGTTCGGCTGGGCCGAAAACGGCGTCTGGTCCTTCATGGGGCAAATACATGCCCAGTTGGATACTGGCCCGGCGATACTGCATGGGTCCTAATAAACCAGTAGTTGACTGGATATACATATCCAAATCCGGGTGACCGTAAACTTCTACGTTCTCTGCTCCTCCTTCTTCCAAATAAACCCTGGCCCCACCGGTGTAATGGTGATGGGAATAGATAATGGCTTTGATGGGTTTGTCTGAGATTTCCCGGATCATCGCCAGGGTCTCTTTTCCCATTCCCATATTGCCACCAGCATCGAAGACGATGAGCCCCGTTTCCCCTTCAATGAAGGTGTAATTTGAAAGGCTGTAGCCAACGATGGTGTAAACACCCTCCCGAACCTTGATGGTTTTGGTCTCGGCCCAGCCACCACCCGTAATGAAATCTAGATAAGCCTGGTT from Candidatus Obscuribacterales bacterium includes the following:
- a CDS encoding MBL fold metallo-hydrolase, encoding MSTHKLFYRGDYDNEKTQTPNGAIVNQAYLDFITGGGWAETKTIKVREGVYTIVGYSLSNYTFIEGETGLIVFDAGGNMGMGKETLAMIREISDKPIKAIIYSHHHYTGGARVYLEEGGAENVEVYGHPDLDMYIQSTTGLLGPMQYRRASIQLGMYLPHEGPDAVFGPAEPLFDDPGLNANGHVP